One window of Macadamia integrifolia cultivar HAES 741 unplaced genomic scaffold, SCU_Mint_v3 scaffold263, whole genome shotgun sequence genomic DNA carries:
- the LOC122066908 gene encoding FCS-Like Zinc finger 3-like: MEGTARRPTFIEEDDGLASLADMEAGFSGNHHLPLLMKSSCLSASIRRGSYRVLSSPTMRSPRFYESNRFEEYHQPHFLEACYLCRKPLGDNRDIFMYRGDTPFCSEECRQEQIEIDEAKEKNWNLSASRKAVRKEQKKSSSTPSKAQNYSIRTGTVAAA; the protein is encoded by the exons ATGGAAGGCACCGCAAGAAGACCCACTTTTATTGAGGAAGACGATGGTTTGGCTTCCCTTGCTGATATGGAAGCTGGGTTCTCAGGGAATCATCATCTACCGCTGCTAATGAAATCATCTTGCCTCAGTGCTTCAATTAGAAGGGGTAGTTACAGAGTTCTTTCTTCTCCTACAATGAGGTCTCCGAGATTCTATGAGAGTAATAGATTTGAGGAGTATCATCAGCCCCATTTCCTTGAAGCTTGTTACCTCTGCAGGAAACCTCTGGGTGATAACAGAGACATCTTCATGTACAG AGGTGACACACCATTCTGTAGCGAAGAGTGCAGACAAGAGCAGATTGAGATAGATGAAGCTAAGGAGAAGAACTGGAATCTCTCTGCTTCTAGAAAGGCTGTAAGGAAGGAGCAGAAGAAATCTTCTTCAACTCCAAGCAAAGCCCAGAATTACTCTATAAGAACGGGCACCGTTGCTGCTGCTTGA